The DNA sequence CCTCGCTCAGCGCCCCTGCTGTCCCGCTGGAACCCGCCTCGACCTCCGGCGGCTGTCCGGATGCAGTGACTATCGACCTGTCCGGCCCCGGGCTCGACCTGCAGGAGGTGGAGGCCGCGGTGATCAACGCCGTGCTGGACAAGTTCGAGGGGAACAAGTCCAAGGCCGCCGCTTTCCTCGGCATCGCCCGGAACTCGCTGCGCAATAAGATGCGAAAAGGCTCCTGACGCACTCCTGTCCCTGCCTGTTCGACTGCCTCTACTGCTTCGCCTCCGCAGTGTCCCGGTGGTAAAAATCTTGGTGATAATTTTTTTATCACAGGTAAAACATTTATCACCCCCGGCACTTAACGTGCTTTCTTATATCTCTATATTTTCCAACCATCAACAACTTGACAACCGCCCGGCACCCCTTTTGCCCTTTCTCCTTCAGCGCTTAAGTAATCCGTATCAAGCTGAATTCTGATCCCAGAACCATCCCTCTTGATCCAGTCCGGCCCGTTCGAATGCACATACTCCTGATCGACGATGACAGAGAAAGCCTGGAAAACCTCGGCCTGCTGCTGGAGCGCAAGGGATTTTCCAGCCAGCGTTTCACCGATCCGCAGAAAGCCCTGGCCGCCGCGCGCTCCGGCGGGTTCGACCTGGTGATCACCGACTACGAGATGCCGCGTCTGGACGGGCTGGAAGTCCTGCGGCAGATACGCCAGATCAGCCCCGCCACTCCGGTGATCCTGATGTCGGCCTGCCCGGATGACAACCTGGACCGGGTGGCGCTCGAGGCCGGGTCGGGCTGCACGTTTTTCTCCAAGCCGCTGGACCTGAAACTGTTCATGAGAACTCTGGCACGCATCCGGGACGAGCTGTAGCATGCCGGAAAGCAGGGAAATCAAGGCTGACTAAAGGTCGGGCGCTTCAGACCGCAGCCGGCAACCACAGACAGAAGAAAGGAGGGATAAAGCCTATTGATCTTTCTTTTACGGTCGACAGTTCTCTCTATCCGATGCTGAATGGAGGCGTTAAATGCAGCAAACAAGAACGATACGGATGGCGGTGATGCTCGTTGCGTTCCTGCTGGTTTCATTCGCCGCGAGCCTGGTCGCACAGCTTTCCACCGGCAAGATCGAGGGCTATGTCCGGGATTCGGACACCGGCCTGCCCCTGGCCGGGGCGCAGGTGACGGTGAACGGCACCCGGCTCGGCAACGTCACCAACGCCGACGGTTACTATTTCATCCTGAACGTCCCGCCCGGCGACCGCTCCCTCACTGTCACCCACACCGGCTACCAGAAAACCACCATCGCCAGCAACATGATCCTGGCCGGCCAGACCACGACGATCAATTTCAAGATCAGCTCCACCGTGATCGAGCTCGAGGGGATCACCATCGAGGGCGAGATGGAAGTGCTGATGCCCCGCGACAACACGGTCTCCAAGCAGCGCATGACCTCCGAGCAGATCACCGAGATGCCCGCCACCAAGCTCGAGGACCTGATGGTGCTCGAAGCCGGCGTGCAGACAGGCGGCTCGGACGCCCTGAGCCGCGGCCTGCGTATCCGCGGCGGCCGTGTGGGCGAGGAGGCGATGGTCATCGACGGGGTGACCGTGCGCAACTACACCGCCAACCAGTTCCGCGATTTCCACGACATCGACCGTGAAAGCGGCGCCTGGGTCTGGCAGCAGGAGGTCGCCGGGCTGGGCGAGGATGCCACCCCGCTCGATTTCTCCACCGGTGCGGTCGAGGAAGTCGACATCATCACCGGCGGATTCCAGGCCGAGTTCGGAAACGCCCAGTCCGGCATCATCAACATTGTCACCCGCGAGGGCGGCGCCACACTGGACGGGCATGTGCGGTTCACCACCGAC is a window from the bacterium genome containing:
- a CDS encoding response regulator, whose protein sequence is MHILLIDDDRESLENLGLLLERKGFSSQRFTDPQKALAAARSGGFDLVITDYEMPRLDGLEVLRQIRQISPATPVILMSACPDDNLDRVALEAGSGCTFFSKPLDLKLFMRTLARIRDEL